One region of Natronolimnobius baerhuensis genomic DNA includes:
- a CDS encoding winged helix-turn-helix domain-containing protein, with protein sequence MTSEYSVPDDAYAALGDETRLEILFELADHYDEAWATGWLSFSALYDLVDIDDTSRFSYHLGKLQEEFVVKEREQYRPTIAALEVVTAIRSGIYADATTRETTIDASCPHCEASLLARHHEHLLTLSCPDHGVSMGYPVPPIAASHQSLETLVDLVLRRHAAHVDSLRRGVCPYCWGPATFSFPHESVPEFTLQYDTVYARAACEACWMSYPIPIPDLLVSHPAVRHLYAAHDLEPPATQLGSLSLVQLSDVELLEDGKARVTISLKETTLVVDLEESGAVDICQRISQS encoded by the coding sequence GTGACTTCGGAATATTCCGTCCCCGACGACGCCTACGCGGCCCTGGGTGACGAAACGCGACTCGAGATCCTGTTCGAACTGGCCGACCATTACGACGAGGCGTGGGCGACCGGTTGGCTTTCGTTTTCCGCCCTCTACGACCTGGTCGACATCGATGATACGAGCCGGTTCAGCTACCACCTCGGAAAGCTTCAGGAGGAGTTCGTCGTCAAGGAACGCGAACAGTACCGCCCGACCATCGCCGCGCTCGAGGTCGTCACTGCGATCCGATCCGGGATCTACGCCGATGCGACGACTCGCGAGACGACTATCGACGCGTCTTGTCCCCACTGCGAAGCGTCGCTCCTCGCTCGCCATCACGAACACCTGCTGACGCTGTCCTGTCCCGACCACGGCGTCTCGATGGGGTATCCCGTCCCGCCAATCGCTGCATCTCACCAGTCCCTCGAGACGCTTGTCGACCTCGTGCTTCGACGACATGCGGCTCACGTCGACTCACTTCGTCGCGGCGTCTGTCCCTATTGTTGGGGACCAGCCACGTTCTCCTTTCCACACGAGTCGGTCCCCGAATTCACGCTCCAGTACGACACCGTCTACGCGAGAGCCGCCTGCGAGGCCTGCTGGATGTCGTACCCGATTCCGATTCCCGACTTACTCGTCTCCCATCCCGCTGTCCGCCACCTGTACGCCGCCCACGACCTCGAGCCGCCGGCGACCCAGCTCGGCTCGCTGTCGCTAGTCCAACTGAGCGATGTCGAACTTCTCGAGGATGGCAAAGCTAGGGTCACCATCTCGCTTAAGGAGACGACGCTTGTCGTCGATCTCGAGGAGAGTGGGGCAGTCGATATTTGTCAGCGTATCAGCCAATCATAA
- a CDS encoding ester cyclase translates to MATDKIALVRRDPEEVWTEGNLETIDEIFAADFVLHDPSSADDSKGRDEYRAYVEAYREAFPDVEYEVEHVLAEDDTVALRYTAHGTHDGEFMGLEPTGDQVSVSGMEMYRIEDEQIAEMWTSYDALGLFQELGVVPPLEDLGESADPA, encoded by the coding sequence ATGGCGACAGATAAGATAGCACTCGTTCGACGAGATCCGGAGGAGGTATGGACGGAGGGCAACCTCGAGACGATAGACGAGATCTTCGCGGCGGATTTCGTCCTGCACGATCCGTCTTCGGCTGACGACTCGAAGGGGCGAGACGAGTACAGAGCGTACGTCGAAGCCTATCGGGAGGCGTTCCCGGACGTGGAATACGAGGTCGAACACGTACTTGCCGAGGACGATACCGTCGCACTGCGATACACCGCACACGGCACTCACGACGGCGAGTTCATGGGCCTGGAACCAACCGGTGACCAGGTCTCCGTTTCGGGCATGGAAATGTATCGAATCGAAGACGAACAAATCGCCGAAATGTGGACGAGTTACGACGCGCTGGGGCTGTTTCAGGAACTCGGTGTCGTCCCTCCGCTTGAGGATCTCGGCGAGAGCGCCGATCCAGCGTAA
- a CDS encoding NAD(P)/FAD-dependent oxidoreductase — protein sequence MESTPQVVIVGGGLAGLVTARHLAGGGVDVTLLEARETVGGRVRTTERDGYRFDRGFQVLFTAYPAVRRELDLEALDLRPFSPGATIAKPNHRSTLSDPLREPRTALDTLFNPDITLGDKHRVLSLWRDLRGRDPAAVFAGDRDDADTTIAQFLRERGFSEQFLENFIGPFYGGITLDRTLGTSSRVFEYTFGALASGSIAVPAAGMEAIPTQLADHARTEGATLETGLEVESVESEDGGAVVTGVTDGDATEYEADAVVVATDPPTAAALTDVTGIPTDSQACVTQYYRLPGLTEFENDRRLLLNATAEGPNHVVPHSAVAPEYAPDDETLLSATYLGEREESDEELEDLTRETLASWYPERVFDGLERLHTDRIDFAQFSQPPGIYEQLPDVRDPDGPVYLAGDYTRWSSIQGAMESGRQAAQAVLEDLSG from the coding sequence ATGGAGTCGACGCCCCAAGTTGTCATCGTTGGTGGAGGACTGGCCGGACTCGTCACAGCGCGGCATCTCGCTGGCGGCGGCGTTGACGTGACCCTTCTCGAGGCCCGCGAGACGGTTGGCGGCCGCGTTCGGACGACCGAGCGCGACGGCTATCGCTTCGACCGGGGCTTTCAGGTGCTGTTTACCGCCTACCCAGCAGTCAGGCGAGAACTCGACCTCGAGGCGCTCGACCTCCGACCCTTTTCTCCGGGGGCAACAATCGCAAAGCCGAACCATCGCTCGACGCTTTCGGATCCGCTGCGTGAGCCACGAACCGCACTCGATACGCTGTTCAACCCAGATATTACGCTCGGGGACAAACATCGCGTCCTCTCACTGTGGCGAGACCTCCGCGGGCGCGACCCAGCCGCGGTGTTCGCCGGCGACCGCGACGACGCGGACACCACGATTGCACAGTTCCTTCGCGAGCGGGGCTTTTCCGAGCAGTTCCTCGAGAATTTTATTGGCCCGTTCTACGGCGGGATTACCCTCGACCGGACGCTCGGAACCTCGAGTCGCGTCTTCGAGTACACGTTCGGCGCGCTCGCGTCGGGGTCGATAGCCGTCCCCGCGGCGGGAATGGAAGCGATTCCAACCCAACTCGCCGACCACGCGCGGACGGAGGGCGCAACGCTCGAGACCGGCCTCGAGGTCGAATCGGTCGAGAGCGAGGATGGCGGGGCTGTCGTAACGGGCGTAACTGACGGCGACGCAACCGAGTACGAGGCCGACGCGGTCGTCGTCGCGACCGATCCGCCGACGGCAGCAGCACTCACAGATGTGACGGGAATCCCAACCGACAGTCAGGCTTGCGTGACCCAGTACTACCGCCTGCCCGGGCTGACTGAGTTCGAGAACGACCGTCGCCTCCTGTTGAACGCGACTGCGGAGGGGCCGAACCACGTCGTTCCACACAGCGCCGTTGCCCCCGAGTACGCGCCCGACGACGAGACGCTGCTCAGTGCGACCTACCTCGGCGAACGTGAGGAAAGCGACGAAGAACTCGAGGATCTCACTCGCGAGACGCTCGCCTCGTGGTACCCTGAGCGTGTGTTCGATGGCCTCGAGCGCCTGCATACCGACCGGATCGACTTCGCACAGTTTTCTCAGCCGCCGGGGATCTACGAGCAGTTGCCCGACGTGCGTGACCCCGACGGGCCGGTGTATCTGGCTGGCGACTACACCCGCTGGTCGTCGATCCAGGGCGCGATGGAAAGCGGCCGGCAGGCGGCGCAGGCAGTGCTCGAGGATCTGTCCGGATAG
- a CDS encoding CPBP family intramembrane glutamic endopeptidase, protein MGETTQQRGGIDAQTDRSGRTRALAIVAGLSVAAVGANTAASFLAVQLQFIGGDGLTFALNLLAVQLSFLVVGVGYLWFRPAITVSVRWPTRDELAVAFAGLVAGLVAVSLSFVSSDVVVPSLELWPHFSAYSGYNASSVTMVLVGAVLSLLVIGPVEEFLFRGVIQGRLRAVFGPVAAIGLASFVFAFFHFYLILLLEVPAAVIAHMLVYYTVMGAIFGVTYERTGTLVVPALVHGAFNAVLFLSAVPFA, encoded by the coding sequence ATGGGTGAAACGACCCAACAGCGTGGAGGTATCGACGCTCAAACTGACCGATCCGGGCGCACTCGAGCGCTGGCTATCGTCGCGGGGCTCAGTGTCGCAGCAGTGGGTGCGAACACCGCTGCCAGTTTCCTTGCGGTGCAGTTGCAGTTCATTGGCGGTGATGGACTGACGTTCGCACTCAATCTGCTCGCGGTGCAGTTGTCATTTCTCGTCGTTGGCGTCGGCTACCTATGGTTCCGGCCGGCGATTACCGTGTCAGTTCGGTGGCCAACTCGAGACGAACTGGCCGTTGCCTTTGCCGGGCTCGTAGCCGGACTTGTCGCCGTGTCACTCTCGTTTGTTAGCAGCGACGTAGTGGTTCCCTCCCTCGAGTTGTGGCCCCATTTCTCGGCATATTCGGGATACAACGCCTCATCAGTGACCATGGTGCTCGTCGGAGCAGTGTTGTCGCTGCTAGTCATCGGCCCCGTCGAAGAGTTTCTCTTTCGCGGTGTAATCCAGGGTCGACTACGCGCGGTGTTCGGGCCGGTCGCGGCCATTGGCCTCGCGAGTTTCGTCTTTGCATTCTTTCACTTCTATCTGATCCTCCTGCTTGAGGTCCCCGCCGCGGTCATCGCCCACATGCTCGTCTACTACACAGTAATGGGCGCGATTTTCGGCGTGACCTACGAACGAACGGGGACACTCGTCGTTCCAGCGCTGGTCCACGGCGCGTTCAACGCTGTCCTCTTTCTCAGCGCAGTTCCATTCGCCTAG
- a CDS encoding metallophosphoesterase, with product MTPAVDVEVPFSPLERAAYVPAADTLLLADLHLGRAETSRVEAPIDDGSDAQNRLASLLAQTEPDTVVVAGDLLHAFDRVPLRVARDLEALESTIAEAGASLVVTPGNHDTMLESVFDGETSPEYRLPDGETVVCHGHEEPTIYDDVERYVIGHDHPALAIDGRKRPCVLYGPGVYDGADVLVLPAFTRLAGGATVNRMRARDFQSPLVTDADAFYPAVWDDGQEAPLWFPPLGECRRFL from the coding sequence GTGACTCCCGCCGTCGATGTCGAGGTACCGTTTTCCCCGCTCGAGCGCGCTGCATACGTCCCGGCCGCCGACACCCTGCTTCTCGCCGACCTGCACCTCGGCCGCGCCGAGACCTCGCGCGTCGAGGCACCTATCGACGACGGTAGCGACGCACAGAACCGTCTCGCCTCGCTGCTCGCACAGACCGAACCGGACACGGTCGTCGTCGCCGGCGACCTGTTGCACGCGTTCGACCGCGTCCCGCTCAGGGTCGCCCGGGATCTCGAGGCCCTCGAGTCGACCATTGCTGAGGCCGGCGCGTCGCTGGTCGTCACGCCAGGTAATCACGATACGATGCTCGAGTCAGTGTTCGACGGCGAAACGAGTCCTGAATACCGACTCCCAGACGGCGAGACGGTCGTCTGTCACGGCCACGAAGAACCCACAATTTACGATGACGTCGAGCGTTACGTCATCGGCCACGACCATCCCGCACTCGCAATCGACGGCCGAAAGCGACCCTGCGTTCTCTACGGTCCCGGCGTCTACGACGGCGCGGACGTGCTCGTACTCCCCGCGTTCACGCGACTCGCCGGCGGCGCGACGGTCAACCGGATGCGCGCTCGAGACTTCCAGTCGCCGCTGGTGACCGACGCGGACGCGTTCTACCCGGCGGTCTGGGATGACGGGCAGGAAGCGCCGCTGTGGTTTCCGCCGCTGGGTGAGTGCCGTCGCTTTCTCTAG
- the artA gene encoding archaeosortase A, translating into MPSPLSMAGSRPGIGLEHAGQVAFVSDLGIGFTDALAWLAIGSFLLALVLQWRDERDLARGTGALAWVLFGVFWLTMVPYYYGEIQSPLQTILATVALPLCAYVGYLLFQGRASLFVLTKAVALMGVIYLPVETIPMVRTWLIETTAVQTHYGMELFGHSPGINEGANGYQSRFDFDPDETVTGRTTYIILACTGIGSMAIFGGLVASVSAPLKRKLTAFALAIGVIWFLNLVRNVFIGLASPWGWFQQDWLVSLMTTYMGADPNRVSYLVAHNYIAQSLSVVALVGITYLVVKIVPEVLAPLEEVLYVLTGTEYDLFDALDKSEFRPDGYGTGAAGAETAADADASSEDPADPPKQ; encoded by the coding sequence ATGCCGTCTCCACTTTCGATGGCCGGGAGCCGCCCGGGCATCGGCCTCGAGCATGCCGGGCAGGTGGCGTTCGTGTCGGATCTCGGTATTGGATTCACGGACGCGCTTGCGTGGCTTGCGATTGGGTCGTTCCTGCTCGCGCTCGTGTTGCAGTGGCGAGACGAACGCGATCTGGCCCGCGGGACCGGCGCATTGGCATGGGTTCTGTTCGGCGTGTTTTGGCTGACGATGGTGCCGTACTACTACGGTGAGATACAGAGTCCCTTGCAGACGATTCTGGCGACGGTTGCGCTGCCGCTGTGTGCCTACGTCGGCTATCTGCTCTTTCAGGGTCGGGCCTCGCTGTTCGTGCTGACGAAAGCCGTTGCGCTCATGGGTGTGATCTACCTCCCCGTCGAGACGATTCCGATGGTCCGAACGTGGCTGATCGAGACGACGGCCGTCCAGACCCATTACGGCATGGAACTGTTCGGCCACAGCCCCGGCATCAACGAGGGCGCAAACGGCTATCAGAGCCGCTTTGACTTCGATCCCGACGAGACGGTCACCGGTCGCACGACCTACATTATCCTTGCCTGTACTGGCATCGGCAGCATGGCAATTTTCGGCGGACTCGTCGCCTCCGTCTCGGCACCGCTGAAGCGTAAACTGACCGCGTTTGCGCTCGCAATCGGCGTCATCTGGTTCCTCAACCTCGTCCGGAACGTCTTCATCGGCCTTGCCTCTCCCTGGGGCTGGTTCCAGCAGGACTGGCTTGTCTCCCTGATGACGACCTACATGGGCGCAGATCCCAACCGCGTCTCCTATCTGGTCGCCCACAACTACATCGCCCAGTCACTCTCCGTCGTCGCCCTCGTCGGCATCACCTACCTCGTCGTCAAAATCGTTCCCGAGGTGCTCGCCCCGCTCGAGGAAGTGCTCTACGTCCTGACCGGGACCGAGTACGACCTCTTTGACGCACTCGATAAGTCCGAGTTCCGTCCCGACGGCTACGGAACGGGAGCCGCCGGCGCAGAGACGGCCGCCGATGCGGACGCCAGCTCTGAGGACCCCGCCGACCCGCCGAAACAGTGA
- a CDS encoding DUF7124 domain-containing protein, which produces MNGGSDMTLAFELEALKEVASPENVFEDARGWTEYIGVVSEKPTYVVTNFTRKNRIRQDFFSGPRGKAESLEGVKDQFQTDRYVYVGVTDEDEQLAEQVDWEYLDVEDAAEAADWILAASVDDGEDDAEPVRDDWP; this is translated from the coding sequence ATGAACGGCGGTAGTGACATGACCCTCGCGTTCGAACTCGAGGCACTGAAAGAGGTTGCCTCGCCCGAGAACGTCTTCGAAGACGCCAGAGGCTGGACCGAATACATCGGTGTCGTCTCAGAGAAACCGACCTACGTCGTAACGAATTTCACGCGGAAAAACCGCATCCGACAGGATTTCTTCTCCGGCCCGCGGGGCAAAGCAGAGAGTCTCGAGGGTGTCAAAGACCAGTTCCAGACCGACCGCTACGTCTACGTCGGTGTCACCGACGAGGACGAACAGTTAGCCGAACAGGTCGACTGGGAGTATCTGGACGTCGAAGACGCAGCGGAGGCAGCAGACTGGATTCTGGCTGCAAGTGTTGATGACGGTGAAGACGACGCCGAACCGG
- a CDS encoding MBL fold metallo-hydrolase, with protein MDRITLGNEEFEGNNNTYVLAGDSADGDGGSLALVDTGIATPDCRADLREGLAERGYEFADIDAIVLTHFHPDHSGLAGEIQAESDATVYVHAADAPLVAQDTDATAAFDQRRRDALEQWGLPAAPKAELLAFLEAADGIQGEPADVTPIEDGDVLEVGGHRLETVHAPGHAAGLCWFEISDGAESDATEAFVGDTILPVYTPNVGGADVRVERPLEQYLDTLERLVVRDYDRVWPGHRDPIEEPSERARTIAAHHRERTENVLEVLADHGPADPWTVSAHLFGDLEGIHIFHGPGEAYAHLDHLSQEGVLDLEGGEYRLTVDLERVDLDAVLPSITDST; from the coding sequence ATGGACCGGATCACGCTGGGTAACGAGGAGTTCGAGGGGAACAACAACACCTACGTCCTCGCCGGCGACAGCGCAGACGGCGATGGCGGTTCGCTCGCGCTCGTCGACACCGGCATTGCAACGCCAGACTGTCGGGCCGACCTCCGCGAGGGACTGGCCGAACGCGGCTACGAGTTTGCGGATATTGATGCCATCGTGCTCACTCACTTTCATCCCGACCACAGCGGACTGGCCGGCGAGATTCAAGCCGAAAGCGATGCGACAGTGTACGTCCACGCGGCCGACGCGCCCCTCGTCGCACAGGACACAGACGCCACAGCGGCCTTCGACCAGCGCCGCCGCGACGCCCTCGAGCAGTGGGGCCTTCCCGCTGCCCCAAAAGCGGAACTACTCGCCTTTCTCGAGGCCGCAGATGGAATCCAGGGCGAGCCCGCAGACGTGACGCCGATCGAAGACGGCGACGTGCTCGAGGTCGGCGGGCACCGACTCGAGACGGTGCATGCGCCGGGTCACGCAGCGGGACTGTGCTGGTTCGAGATTTCGGACGGCGCTGAAAGCGACGCCACCGAGGCGTTCGTCGGCGACACCATCCTGCCGGTCTACACGCCGAACGTCGGCGGCGCAGATGTTCGGGTCGAGCGCCCGCTCGAGCAGTATCTCGACACGCTCGAGCGACTCGTCGTACGCGACTACGACCGCGTCTGGCCCGGCCATCGCGACCCGATCGAGGAGCCGAGCGAGCGCGCGCGAACGATCGCCGCCCACCACCGCGAGCGGACCGAAAACGTCCTCGAGGTGCTCGCCGATCACGGGCCGGCGGATCCGTGGACGGTCAGCGCCCACCTCTTTGGCGATCTCGAGGGAATCCACATTTTCCACGGACCGGGCGAGGCGTACGCCCACCTGGATCATCTCTCTCAGGAAGGAGTTCTCGACCTCGAGGGCGGTGAGTACCGGCTGACGGTCGACCTCGAGCGCGTCGACCTCGATGCGGTGTTGCCGTCGATCACCGATTCGACGTGA
- a CDS encoding bacteriorhodopsin: MQTPETQREIFEFVLDDTLLTLSFVSNIALAGLTILFIVAMARGVTDPRAKLIIVATMLISVVSISSYTGLMSGLTLSFVEMPTGHPLAGDEVLTMWGRYLTWAFSTPFILIVLGMIAGSNLTKITTTVAMTIAMCVTGLAAALTTSSYLMRWWWFVLSTSFFLVIVYVIMVDWSRESERTGTADLFNTLKILTVVGWFGYPVLWALGVEGFALLEVWMTSWGYSVLDIITKYIVTVLIVLYAVNEPDTITADADYGSTLRGVGVPADD, encoded by the coding sequence ATGCAGACACCCGAAACCCAGCGAGAGATCTTCGAGTTCGTGCTTGACGATACGCTACTCACGCTCTCGTTTGTGTCGAATATCGCCCTTGCGGGCCTGACGATTCTTTTTATTGTCGCGATGGCCCGGGGGGTTACTGACCCACGCGCGAAACTGATTATCGTTGCAACGATGCTGATCTCGGTGGTCTCGATCTCGAGTTACACGGGCCTCATGTCGGGGCTGACGTTGAGTTTCGTCGAGATGCCCACCGGGCATCCTCTCGCGGGCGATGAAGTACTCACGATGTGGGGTCGGTACCTCACTTGGGCGTTCTCGACGCCGTTCATCCTGATTGTCCTCGGAATGATCGCTGGCTCGAATTTGACGAAGATCACGACGACGGTCGCGATGACAATCGCGATGTGTGTCACCGGCCTCGCTGCGGCACTGACCACGTCCTCGTACCTCATGCGCTGGTGGTGGTTCGTGCTCAGTACGAGTTTCTTCCTGGTGATCGTCTACGTCATCATGGTTGACTGGAGCCGCGAATCTGAACGGACCGGGACCGCGGACCTGTTTAACACGCTGAAGATACTCACCGTCGTCGGCTGGTTCGGCTACCCAGTCCTCTGGGCGCTCGGCGTCGAGGGCTTTGCCCTACTCGAGGTCTGGATGACCTCCTGGGGCTACAGCGTGTTGGACATCATCACGAAGTACATCGTCACCGTGCTGATCGTGCTGTACGCCGTCAACGAACCCGACACGATCACCGCCGACGCCGACTACGGCTCCACGCTGAGGGGCGTTGGTGTCCCCGCCGATGACTGA
- a CDS encoding lycopene cyclase domain-containing protein yields MTPLLTYLQFHLVFTIPPILVLGWLAIRRNRARWDRGAASGLVILVFLAVAYTTPWTNAMVPEGVWWYGEGAVLATIWHTPLEEYLFFILQTTLTACWLFQFLEVSDMSLRLPASHRIAGVLAGLGICAAGWVLLGTTATFYLGSILFWAGPILAIQWGFGLTYLLRERRQVLLAVGIPTLYLWVADWIAISLGIWMISDAHTIGIGLAGLPLEEALFFLVANVFVVQGLVLYVWVLDRRGELAAVPTVRRLLNRFIAHSTDG; encoded by the coding sequence ATGACGCCCCTGTTGACGTACCTGCAGTTTCACCTCGTGTTCACCATACCGCCGATCCTCGTCCTCGGCTGGCTAGCAATTCGGCGCAACCGGGCGCGGTGGGACCGCGGGGCAGCCTCCGGGCTTGTTATTCTCGTCTTCCTTGCAGTCGCCTACACCACCCCCTGGACGAACGCCATGGTCCCCGAAGGCGTCTGGTGGTACGGCGAGGGGGCCGTTCTCGCGACGATCTGGCACACGCCGCTCGAGGAGTACCTCTTTTTCATCCTCCAGACAACGCTGACGGCGTGCTGGCTGTTCCAGTTTCTGGAGGTCTCCGATATGTCACTTCGGCTTCCCGCGAGCCATCGGATCGCCGGCGTGCTGGCCGGGCTAGGGATCTGCGCCGCCGGGTGGGTGCTGCTGGGAACGACGGCGACGTTCTACCTCGGCTCAATCCTCTTCTGGGCTGGCCCGATTCTCGCGATTCAGTGGGGGTTTGGTCTCACCTATCTCCTCCGGGAGCGCCGGCAGGTACTGCTCGCGGTTGGCATCCCGACTCTCTACCTGTGGGTCGCCGACTGGATCGCCATCTCGCTCGGAATCTGGATGATCTCTGACGCGCACACAATCGGGATCGGACTCGCCGGCCTCCCGCTCGAGGAAGCGCTGTTTTTCCTCGTGGCGAACGTGTTCGTCGTGCAAGGGCTCGTCCTGTATGTTTGGGTGCTCGACCGACGTGGCGAACTCGCTGCAGTGCCGACGGTGCGTCGTCTCCTAAACCGATTCATCGCTCAC
- a CDS encoding N-acyl homoserine lactonase family protein → MVDASLTPIERGTITADVNNLREGASLATASEPNPDAEVETAPVYNVVIDHPDGTILWDTGSHPDAADGHWPASLYDAFEHTGLRPLEDDLADAGYAISEIDYVIQSHLHLDHAGGLETFAGTETPIYVHERELKYAYYSAKTDAADADIAYLAADFDHDLEWEIVHGERAHGFDGLEFVRLPGHTPGLLGVVLELEDAGAGTVILAGDQAYTRANYDDERPMGGGLLWSKRDWFESLQRVQDLERRRDATVICGHDADDLERLRSL, encoded by the coding sequence ATGGTCGATGCGAGTCTGACGCCGATTGAGCGCGGAACGATCACTGCCGACGTGAACAACCTCCGTGAGGGAGCGAGCCTCGCGACTGCGAGTGAACCGAACCCGGACGCCGAGGTAGAGACCGCGCCGGTGTACAACGTGGTGATCGACCACCCCGACGGAACGATCCTGTGGGACACCGGCTCCCATCCCGACGCGGCCGACGGTCACTGGCCCGCATCGCTGTACGACGCCTTCGAACACACCGGCCTGCGGCCGCTCGAGGACGACCTCGCCGACGCCGGCTACGCTATCTCTGAGATCGATTACGTCATCCAGTCTCACCTGCATCTCGATCACGCCGGCGGCCTCGAGACCTTCGCTGGGACTGAGACGCCGATTTACGTCCACGAACGCGAACTCAAATACGCCTACTACAGCGCGAAAACCGACGCCGCGGACGCCGATATCGCCTACCTCGCTGCGGACTTCGATCATGATCTCGAGTGGGAAATCGTCCACGGCGAGCGCGCACACGGGTTCGACGGCCTCGAGTTCGTCCGTCTCCCCGGGCACACACCCGGCTTGCTCGGCGTCGTCCTCGAACTCGAGGACGCGGGCGCAGGAACCGTGATTCTCGCTGGCGATCAGGCCTACACGCGGGCGAACTACGACGACGAACGGCCGATGGGCGGTGGCCTGCTCTGGAGCAAGCGCGACTGGTTTGAGAGCCTGCAACGAGTGCAGGATCTCGAGCGCCGACGGGACGCGACCGTCATCTGCGGACACGACGCGGACGACCTCGAGCGCCTACGCTCGCTTTAG
- the gatB gene encoding Asp-tRNA(Asn)/Glu-tRNA(Gln) amidotransferase subunit GatB, translating to MTAQTVQQGDLVTVIGLEVHVQLETDTKIFCGCSTDQTDEPNENVCPVCLGLPGALPVLNEGAVEAAVKIGKAIDADIPEETRFHRKNYYYPDLPKNFQITQYDEPICQEGELEVSVEGERRTITVERAHLEEDPGSLQHVGGGIDTADYTLVDYNRAGTPLMEIVTAPDFRSPDEVRAFLDELEEVLEYLSVFNAERDGSLRIDANLSIIPEDEIESNDVDEIGADALAAANRTEVKNISSHKGAEKALAYEETRQKNAIQRGRAVEQETRHWDESRGITVSMRSKEEEKDYRYFEEADLPPLRVSGWKDKIDIPELPSARRERFQDEYDLSEEAASKLTSTKQVADFYEDIASEFDPDLAATWVADNLLGELNYRDMEITDLEGRLEEVTRLVELVATDEITAKNARETVLRGMLDDDAEPDDIVEAEDLGKTDEGEVQQAVVDAIDENPDAVDDYESGDDGAINFLVGQVMQKTGGSADPGDVNQLLRAELEE from the coding sequence ATGACTGCCCAGACCGTCCAGCAGGGCGACCTCGTGACCGTCATCGGCCTCGAGGTCCACGTCCAACTGGAGACTGACACGAAAATCTTCTGTGGCTGCTCGACTGACCAGACCGACGAGCCAAACGAGAACGTCTGTCCGGTCTGTCTCGGATTGCCCGGCGCGTTGCCCGTCCTGAACGAAGGGGCCGTCGAGGCCGCCGTCAAAATCGGCAAGGCCATCGACGCCGACATCCCCGAAGAGACCCGCTTCCATCGGAAGAATTACTACTACCCCGACCTGCCCAAGAACTTCCAGATTACCCAATACGACGAGCCGATCTGTCAGGAAGGAGAACTCGAGGTCTCGGTCGAGGGCGAGCGCCGAACGATTACCGTCGAGCGCGCCCATCTCGAGGAGGACCCGGGAAGCCTCCAACACGTCGGCGGCGGAATCGACACTGCCGACTACACCTTGGTCGACTACAACCGCGCGGGGACGCCGCTGATGGAAATCGTCACCGCACCCGACTTCCGCAGTCCCGACGAAGTCCGTGCGTTCCTCGACGAACTCGAGGAAGTGCTCGAGTACCTGAGCGTGTTCAACGCCGAGCGCGACGGCAGCCTGCGGATCGACGCCAACCTCTCGATAATTCCGGAAGACGAAATCGAGAGCAACGACGTCGACGAGATCGGCGCGGACGCGCTCGCGGCCGCCAACCGAACGGAAGTCAAGAACATCTCGAGTCACAAAGGAGCGGAAAAAGCGCTGGCGTACGAGGAAACCCGCCAGAAAAACGCCATCCAGCGCGGCCGTGCAGTCGAACAGGAGACCCGCCACTGGGACGAGAGTCGTGGGATCACAGTCTCGATGCGCTCGAAAGAGGAGGAAAAAGACTATCGCTACTTCGAGGAGGCTGATCTCCCGCCGCTTCGCGTTTCGGGCTGGAAAGACAAGATCGACATTCCGGAACTGCCCTCCGCGCGACGCGAGCGCTTCCAGGACGAGTACGACCTGAGCGAGGAAGCCGCCTCGAAACTCACCTCGACGAAGCAGGTCGCAGACTTCTACGAGGACATCGCCAGCGAGTTCGACCCCGACCTCGCCGCGACGTGGGTCGCGGACAACCTGCTCGGGGAACTCAACTACCGCGACATGGAAATTACGGACCTCGAGGGTCGACTCGAGGAGGTTACCCGCCTTGTCGAACTCGTCGCGACGGACGAGATTACGGCGAAAAACGCCCGCGAAACGGTGCTTCGCGGGATGCTTGATGACGACGCGGAACCGGACGACATCGTTGAGGCCGAGGATCTGGGCAAGACCGACGAAGGCGAGGTCCAGCAGGCCGTTGTCGACGCAATCGACGAGAACCCAGACGCTGTCGACGACTACGAATCCGGCGACGACGGCGCGATCAACTTCCTCGTCGGCCAGGTCATGCAAAAGACCGGCGGGAGCGCAGATCCCGGTGACGTGAACCAGTTATTGCGCGCCGAACTCGAGGAGTAG